One part of the Spiribacter salinus M19-40 genome encodes these proteins:
- the lon gene encoding endopeptidase La — MSDQTSLGTGVKTPVLPLRDVVVYPHMVIPLFVGREKSIQALEAAMAEDKRILLVAQHSAEVDEPAADNIYGVGTMANILQMLKLPDGTVKVLVEGGERASVEGLDVDGEYFSALATPLTEPDVTEDQEVDVMTRSLLSAFEQYVKLNKKVPPEILSSLQGISEPGRLADTVAAHMSLKIEEKQKILEMEDPRTRLEHLMALIEGELDILQVEKRIRGRVKQQMEKSQREYYLNEQMKAIQKELGELEDAPNELEDLEKKIEASGMSSEAREKADQELNKLRMMSPMSAEATVVRSYLEWMLALPWKKRTRVRHDLARAESILDTDHYGLEKVKERILEYLAVQQRVRKLKGPILCLVGPPGVGKTSLGESIARSVNRRFVRMSLGGVRDEAEIRGHRRTYIGSLPGKIVQKLSKVGTRNPLFLLDEIDKMAMDFRGDPASALLEVLDPEQNATFNDHYLEVDFDLSDVMFVCTANTLDIPGPLLDRMEVIRLAGYTEEEKVNIARNYLLPKQVKANGLKTGELEVSDNALRDMARYYTREAGVRNMEREVAKVARRVVKEVLVKPRDRAVQVSTQNLDKYLGVRRFRYGMAESHDQVGRVTGLAWTEVGGELLTIEGAIVPGKGRLQNTGQLGDVMKESIHAALTVVRSRSQALGIDPGFHQTHDIHVHVPEGAIPKDGPSAGIGMCTALVSALTGIAVRADVAMTGEITLRGEVLPIGGLKEKLLAALRGGIQTAVIPEENRKDLADISRDIKGKLDIRPMRWIDEVLDVALVSQPVPLSSDEAGSKEAVGGAGDRSEAVRPH; from the coding sequence ATGAGTGATCAAACCAGCCTGGGCACTGGCGTGAAAACGCCGGTGCTGCCCCTTCGTGATGTGGTGGTCTATCCACACATGGTGATCCCGCTGTTCGTTGGCCGGGAGAAGTCGATCCAGGCGCTTGAAGCGGCCATGGCCGAAGACAAGCGGATCCTGCTGGTCGCCCAGCACAGCGCCGAGGTTGACGAGCCCGCCGCCGACAACATCTACGGCGTCGGCACGATGGCGAATATTCTGCAGATGCTGAAACTGCCCGACGGCACGGTGAAGGTGCTCGTTGAGGGTGGAGAGCGGGCGTCTGTCGAGGGGTTGGACGTCGATGGCGAGTATTTTTCGGCGCTGGCGACGCCACTGACAGAGCCTGACGTGACGGAGGACCAGGAGGTCGACGTCATGACACGCTCGTTGCTCTCGGCCTTTGAGCAGTACGTAAAGCTCAACAAGAAAGTGCCCCCGGAGATTCTCTCCTCGTTACAAGGTATTTCTGAGCCAGGACGTCTGGCGGATACCGTGGCGGCGCACATGAGCCTCAAAATCGAGGAAAAGCAAAAAATCCTCGAAATGGAGGACCCCCGCACGCGGCTTGAGCATCTGATGGCGCTGATCGAGGGCGAGCTCGATATCCTCCAAGTCGAAAAGCGCATTCGCGGGCGCGTCAAGCAGCAGATGGAGAAATCGCAGCGCGAGTACTATCTGAACGAGCAGATGAAGGCTATTCAGAAAGAACTGGGTGAGCTGGAGGACGCGCCGAATGAACTTGAGGACCTCGAGAAGAAGATCGAGGCCTCAGGTATGTCCAGCGAGGCCCGAGAAAAGGCGGATCAGGAGCTGAACAAGCTGCGCATGATGTCGCCGATGTCGGCTGAAGCGACGGTCGTGCGGAGTTATCTGGAGTGGATGCTGGCGCTGCCCTGGAAAAAGCGCACGCGAGTCCGGCACGACCTGGCGCGGGCGGAATCGATCCTGGATACCGACCATTACGGCCTTGAGAAGGTCAAAGAGCGGATTCTCGAGTACCTGGCGGTCCAGCAGCGTGTCCGCAAGCTCAAAGGGCCGATTCTGTGCCTTGTGGGCCCGCCCGGCGTGGGCAAGACCTCCCTTGGAGAGTCCATTGCCCGATCGGTTAATCGTCGGTTCGTGCGGATGTCGCTGGGTGGTGTGCGTGACGAAGCCGAAATCCGCGGGCACCGTCGCACGTACATTGGTTCCCTGCCCGGGAAAATTGTGCAAAAACTCTCCAAGGTAGGCACGCGTAACCCGCTGTTCCTGCTCGATGAAATCGACAAGATGGCGATGGATTTCCGGGGTGACCCAGCTTCGGCTCTGCTGGAAGTGCTCGACCCCGAGCAGAACGCCACCTTCAACGACCACTACCTTGAGGTGGACTTTGATCTGTCCGATGTGATGTTCGTCTGCACGGCCAACACACTGGATATCCCGGGTCCGCTGCTTGATCGCATGGAAGTGATTCGGCTGGCGGGTTACACCGAAGAGGAGAAGGTGAATATCGCCCGGAATTATTTGCTGCCGAAACAGGTTAAAGCGAACGGGCTCAAGACAGGTGAGCTTGAGGTGAGCGATAACGCGTTGCGCGACATGGCGCGCTATTACACGCGTGAGGCGGGCGTACGGAACATGGAGCGCGAGGTTGCCAAAGTAGCCCGGCGCGTCGTCAAGGAAGTGCTCGTCAAGCCCCGTGATCGTGCCGTGCAGGTCAGCACGCAGAATCTGGATAAGTACCTGGGTGTTCGACGTTTTCGCTACGGCATGGCGGAATCTCACGATCAGGTGGGACGAGTCACGGGCCTCGCCTGGACAGAGGTTGGTGGCGAGCTGCTGACCATTGAAGGCGCCATCGTTCCGGGCAAGGGACGCTTGCAGAACACCGGTCAGCTCGGTGATGTCATGAAAGAGTCCATCCACGCTGCGCTGACCGTGGTCCGGAGTCGCTCACAGGCGCTCGGTATTGATCCGGGTTTCCATCAAACCCATGACATTCACGTGCATGTCCCGGAGGGCGCGATCCCCAAGGATGGTCCCAGCGCGGGCATCGGGATGTGCACGGCACTTGTCTCGGCGCTGACGGGTATCGCGGTGCGGGCTGATGTGGCCATGACTGGCGAAATCACCCTGCGCGGTGAGGTTTTGCCGATTGGCGGGCTGAAAGAAAAGCTGTTGGCGGCGCTTCGGGGCGGTATTCAAACTGCCGTTATTCCTGAGGAAAACCGCAAGGATCTCGCTGACATCAGCCGCGATATCAAGGGGAAACTGGATATTCGGCCCATGCGCTGGATCGATGAAGTACTGGATGTAGCCCTGGTGAGTCAGCCAGTGCCGCTGTCGAGTGATGAGGCTGGGTCAAAAGAGGCAGTCGGGGGTGCCGGTGACCGGTCAGAGGCGGTGCGCCCGCACTGA
- a CDS encoding HU family DNA-binding protein, whose amino-acid sequence MNKSELIDAVADSAGLSKADATKAVDAFASTVSGALKKGDQVTLVGFGTFTVRERAARTGRNPRTGASINIPASKVPGFKAGKALKDAVN is encoded by the coding sequence ATGAACAAATCCGAACTCATCGACGCAGTGGCCGATTCGGCTGGTCTTTCCAAAGCCGACGCCACGAAAGCAGTTGACGCTTTTGCCTCCACGGTTTCTGGCGCACTGAAAAAGGGCGATCAGGTCACGCTGGTTGGTTTTGGCACCTTCACTGTGCGCGAGCGCGCCGCTCGCACCGGCCGCAACCCGCGCACCGGCGCTTCCATCAACATTCCCGCGTCCAAAGTGCCTGGCTTCAAGGCTGGCAAGGCGCTTAAGGATGCCGTAAACTAA